Part of the Corticium candelabrum chromosome 15, ooCorCand1.1, whole genome shotgun sequence genome, TTGTAAATATATTTGTGTCGTGACCTCGATGCTTCTGTCTTTCGGCTCGCAGGCGTCGAGATTTCGTTTGAATTCCAGCGTTGTCATTCCGTCTGCTTCACTGAAAGACAGCAGTTTGACGTTTTGGATTTCGTCAATCGGCGGTTGTGCTCTCGCAGTTGCAAAACGATCCTGTAAAACAATCACAAAGATGTTGCAATCATAGATCTAGACAGTTGTAATACAAACAAGATGACTCAACCTTCAAGTATCCTTGACCGTCTTTCACCCATCCGATGACCACATCGGAGTTGGGCATGAAGCCTGTTGGTGAGAAACCGAGCCCTATCCATCCTGTCGTGGCGACTTTGGCTGAGAACGTGATCGACCTGTCAGACCAATCCACCTTCCAGCAGAGAAGATACTTCTGTGTGGATGCATCAAGGTATTGACCGCGGCTGTAGCCGCTAGGGCAAAAGTGATGGTCACACTGCACGACGGTGATGGCTGCGAGCACAGAAAGCGTTAGAACCTGCCACATCATTGCTACAACGTCCGTTGCACGTGACGCTTGGTCCTAGAAATGAGCTGAGTAGTAGTATTGGTATCCCGTATGTGGCTTGAGAACCTGGAGCACTGCGAACGAATCAGCGTGTGTATACGTGTGTATATGCATACGTCTAGACACGTGTGTCGCTGTCTTTTGGTGTAGACAAACTGCATAGCACTGCATGggcagacggacggatggacgaaGTCACGAACAGACGGACGTCAAGGCGTGATGGCAGGAGATGGAGATCAAATTGCTATCCACCTTGGCCACGCCTATTTCTGACGTTTGAGAAAGGCGACCCATGTAAATCAACTCGCAagcctactgtctgttccccataggcgtgaactttgaaaattatcaatatctccgcttttttggactttcgcgatgatctcggtatcgttagaaaccgctaggtctggcatttctgtttatcaaattatgtAAGCCCTTCCAACAAAGAATACCAAAGGATAacgtttttgcatatcaaaggtGTATGAGGAAACAACGTGTGGTGCAACTGTCATTAACCAATTAATTTGTTAGACTAACCGATTACTGTATGTTATCATTACGCTACTACGCATCTGAAACAGCGTCTGATCGCAACAATTCCCTGTCGTTCTCGTCCATAACAGGTTCATATTGGTCTTGTTCACCGTCGGAGTCTTCTCCTTCACCTTCGAATTCTATGTCTCTAACCTCGATATCATCGTCGTCATCCTCGATCCCCAGTTCTATGATAAATTTCTCCACGCCCTCTTCTTGAAGTCCATCCTTCTCCCAGAAGCGCTCTTCCTCTTTCTGCACATGCTGGCAGTGTTTGGCTCACATCTCGGGTGTGACGGATTGGAATGCATTCGGAACCAATTGCTCGACGTCTGCAAGCTTGAACGTTTCGTTGTGGACTTTGAGATATCGTTTGACATCAGCCAGACCAGCTCTATGGGGTTAATTAAGTTCGCAATTGACTAACATTGACTAACAGCTTCTGGAACCACTCCAAGAAATGCTCTGAGTTCGTTTCGTCGTGGTAGTCTGTGCTGTTCTTCTTTGATCTGAAAACTAAGTCTGCATTGGGAGTCCACCCCGTTTCACTTCCTGCGTGAAGTATGTTAAGGCGTTGACCCTTTCCTGAAGGTCTTTTCTACCCACCGCGTCCCTGTTCATCCAGCCAGTCTCTCCGGAGCCATGTGTGAGTTTGCCCAGGTTTCGTCCAAGTACACTATGGGACGGTCTTCTCTTCTACACTGCCTAATTTTTTTTAGGTAATTATGGCGCTGCTCCATTATGTCTCTACGTTCatagaaatataatttgtCGTCACGTAGGGTATGTCTGAATCCCATTTCCTTCAGTAAGCGAAAGAGAGTTGTTCGCCCGCCAGGAAATACGCCTTTTTCGCGGACACGCACAAGCAGTTTATTCAAGGTTGGATAGTCTCTATTTTCATACATTTCATGTACTGTTCTCCGTATTGCTGCTCGATCAAAATCATCAACGTTGATGGTCAGTCGGCGTTCTCGTTTAACGTGTTTCTTCTGCGGTGTTTGAAACTGTTGACTTGACAAGAATTGTGTGTGGATCTTTGCCAACGTCGTTTTGCCTAGGCCAGTGGCAGCTACCAGTCGGTCGGTGACCCTGTTGAGACTgaagcctagttcacaatattgacgccgacgtcgtgACGCCGACGTCAGCGTCGTCCTGTTCACAATATCTTGGACGTCACGAAGTTGCGCGTCAAGGTTGGTCTGGGGTATCGAGTCAGATCGCGCACGCGTGGCTAGTCATGGACAACGATTCCGATGATGATCTTCTCTTGCTGCTTCACTTGCGACGCAGACGCAAGAAGGCCAAATCAAAACACCGAAGACGTATGTGGGTACGTCCAATATTTCAGCAAAGGCGCCACCAAGGTGATTTTCACCAGTTACTACAAGAACTGCGCCGTAACGACCCAGAAAGCCATTTCCGTTTTTTGAGAATGTCCAAGGAGACGTTCGATTGTCTTGTCGAGAAATTGACCACTTCACTAACAACAAGGTTCTACCGAAGTGGAACAGGAGCAGAAATCTCTCCAGCTGAAAGGTATCCTAGATCATTATACTGTAATTCGAACTCTGTgctttcctgtctgtctgtctgtctgtatgtatgtctgtctgcctgcctgcctagaAGAATAAGTACAGCTCTAGGAAATCCGGTACTTTAATTTAACTCTGTCAGTAGCAGGCCAAGAAGTCTGGGACGCCACACTGGATGTCCTAGGAAATGTGGTATGTATGTTGTCTAGTACAAATACCTGATGTGCTAAGAAATCTGGTACAATACTCAATATATTGGAGGGAGAATTTGATACTAAAAttgtaatattttgaaaatttggTAGATCAGGTATTTATTTGTACGGAATATCCTAATTGGGTATGCATACTACATTTCCTAGCATAGTAGATATATACCAAGAAATTCTGTCAAAGATTCAAGTATCAGACCTGTAGTATTAGGATGACTTCATGAGATGAGAAAGTACATGCAAAAGCATTAAACCTCATAATGTGCTTGCATCTAAACCGTGTTCAATCGGCATATTTGTCcttttctaattaattactgcCAGATTGGGCGTGCTACTTCGTGCCATTTATGCTTGTGTATGCTTGCTTGTAACATAGAGGTACCCAAACTGAAAATCGCAAACAAGCATCCTATCTTTATCCGGGTTACTCTATTCTTTAATCAAGACAATGGCTGTAAATCCTAAAATCATGATGGGCAGAATTTCAGGTATTGTTGCAGagttctgtttatctgtaccCTTGTGATGGCCCTGCAAATCATTTGCCCCTCTGTGTCCAAGGAGATGAAACTGCCAGTTTAGAGCGGCAAGTTTGCTTCTCAcaggttgtttgtctgtctgtctgtctgtctgtctgtctgtctgtctgtttatctgtctgtctggttggtTCTTTATTTGTGCGATGGGAACTGCTTTTTACTCCTAGAGCATTTAGAATGTTTGAGGCTATTGATTGCTGTGTTTTACATTGGTTGGCTATGACATTGAGGTATCTAGCAACAGGAAGCTCTCAAGTGTCTCTTTGTTTTAGTTTCAGAGTTGGTCACTTGACAGTTTGCAGCATCATAAGAGACTCTTCACTGTACTCTGGGAAGTGTTGCAACCTCACTATGTTAAAGCACCATCAAATGAAGAAGAGTGGAAAGGAATAGCAACTGATTTTGAAAAGATTTGGAATTTTCCGAATTGCATTGGAGCAATTTACGGAAAACATGTTGTGATTCAAGTGCCAGCTGGTGCTGGGTCCGTGTACTACAATTACAAAGGGACCCACTCTATTGTCCTTATGGCTGTTTGCGATGCGCACTATCGCTTCCTGATAGTTGATGTAGGAGATAGTGGTCGGCGTAGTGATGGAGGTGTTCTTGCACAGTCAGCATTCGGGCAAGCACTAGAGTCTGGCACCCTTTCATTGCCATCGTCAAGAGAATTGCCTGGCACAGCAACAAGGGCTCCATATGTATTTGTAGGCGACGAAGCGTTTCCTCTACGGACACACATGCTTCGGCCCTACCCAGGCAGGAATCTGCCAGATGCAAAGGCTGTGTTTAATTACCGTCTTAGTCGAGCTCGAAGGATCATTGAAAACTCTTTTGGAATTCTAACAGCTAGGTGGCAACTTTTTAGAAAGCCTATCGTCGCTCAACCAGAACATGTAGTAACTTTTACTAAAGCTGCCATTGCTCTCCATAATTTCCTACGGATCACCGAATTTACAGTCTATTGCCCAGTTGGTTTTAGCGATGCAGAAGATAGTGTAGGGAATGTAGTGGAAGGAAGTTGGAGGGCTGAAGTAAGGGCTGAAGGGGGATTAGAAAGAGTAGAGCAAGTTGGTAGCAATAGATTTAGTCAATCATCAGCTGAAGTACGAGATTGCTTCAGCAACTATTTCATGTCTCCCCAAGGACAAGTTGATTGGCAGTACCATCACATTCATCGAACATCTTATGACTAGATGTAGAGTGAATTAAAACCGGTTTTTCTAAAAGCCACAAACCGGCTTTTCTAAAAGCCATAAACCGGCTTTTCTAAAAGCCAACAATATAGATCAGAGAGAGAGCAGAACTTATGCTTTGGTTGTCATGCATGTACATTGCATGAATGTCATAGCTTTCCACTACTGCAACTTCTTCATTCCACCATGGTAGTAGTTTGAAACATTTAAAGAAAGGGTATTTAGTTACCTTTAGAAAGGGTATTTAGTTACTTATTTGCTTAGATTCAAATCTCTTTGAAGCGATTAATGGCTTTTAAAAAGCCGGTTTGTGAACAGCCTGTAGAGAGCTCaggttgtgtatgtgttggaTGGGAACTCTGTATAGATTGATGATGATGTATTGTGCTGTTGTGGGTGCTGTTCTGGAAGGAAAATCAAATTGTTCGCAGGTTCATGCTGCTGTGTGGGACTGAAGTATAGATCGTATTCAACTTCTGTTATCACTTGGTGTACTTTCATTGTAGCTAAGGCTCTCCTTCGTCCGTCCAATTTCTGTAGCCTGGCTGCAACATGCAGTCCAAAATGATGATCCTCATCCATATGGGTTTTTTGGTTTGGAAATGATGGATGATAGCTTCGTCAACTTCATCATAGCCTCTCTTCACCCTTTTGCCTCTTTTGGATGGGAGATCAGAGGatgggggagggggaggggtaGAGAAAGAATCTAGAGACAGGGATGATGATGTTTGACTAGAGTTGGCATGGTGAGAAGTTTGGTTGTCAAATTGGTAAGAGGAAGGTTGGCTAGATGATGATTTGTCAAGATCACGTTCCATGGCAGAGCACCCATCTCTAATACAGCTATAATATTTCAAACAAAAGCACTCATTAGAAATGAATGCCACAGAGCAGATGCGGTAGTTTTATTCTTGCTTCCTACtgtaattattgttgttgttattattatttattatgtgtcgttatgccccttcatgatgggcaagtggagTCTTTatccccatctgggcgcccaccaacctggcaagTGAGCCAGCACAGAAAATATGAAGAATGAATTCGACAGATAGAGCATGCGTCTTTTACACCTATAGTATTCTCATGCACAGGACGATGCAGTAAGCTgcttacaaacacaaacaccttCTTGAAGCATTTTGCATCAATGTTAGGTGAAACGCGTCATTCCACATACAACATGACAGTCAAACTGGCTTCACTCCAGAATCTGCTATGCTCTTATTAGATCTGCTGTCATGTGCTTGAGAGgatacacaacaaatacaaatatgaAGGAGGCATCGAGCAATCTGTGGCCATTAGCTGCCTAGTTCACAAACTCAGTAGTAACTTTCTTTGCTTACAAAATAGTTTTCTCTAATACCCTTATTAGTATCTTATTGCATTTATAGCAGATGTTGCTAGCACAAACACTCTAGTTTCAGTGCTTAGTGTTTCATTGCATATGTAGCAGTATGGACGTAGCGCAAATCTGTTCAAATAGatgttgtgtgtattattattgttgttgttttgttgttattattatcattaccTTTGGTCATCTGTCTCTGAAAGACGTGTCCCGACCTCTCCATATGTTGCCAAAGAAAAGTTTGTGTCAGTCCTAGAATTTGATTCCGGCAATCATATATTATTCTACACAGTTATCTAGACACCTAAATCGTAGATATGAAAATTGCCAAATAGCAACTGGAAATGCAGAAACTAGaaaggcagacatacagacagatagacacacctCTAGataaacacagtgacagacagcagacataTACATGCCCATGCAGGGAAgcacattgacacacaaaaacagaaacaaccagattcatagacagacggagagaAAGGCAAGCAGAGGGCATAGACAAAGGGCATCGAGCTGCAGACAGGTTATAAGCCAACTTATATATGTGGAAAGAACAGCAGATGGATATAGTATAGATTGACTCACTGTTGGTGCTTCATGGTGTCAGCCAGGAACATCAAAATCTCAAAATACTTCCACGAGGAAGTAGTTGGTGGTCCACTGTCACCAGAGACACGGTGCGTGGTTTTTTCAGCTCCCTTACAAATCTGTCTCTGAGAGACTTCCACTTCTTCATTGCCAGCTCAACTGAGATGTCCAATTCCCTGGCAACTTCCTTTCATGCGTTCTCCTTAACTCTACTGTCTCTGTAGGAGCGGGAAGTTATCTGCCAAATGGCAGTCTGCTGCCTCACAGCCTCAATCAATGTTTCTTCCATTCTAGCGGGAAACTAAATCCGGGATGCTTACAGCTCTGTTAATTCGCTAAAAATGCCCACGTTGTTACAATTGACGCTGACCACTTCCGGTttttgacgctggaatagaactttGCTCTATTCCGACGTCATGACGCCGCGCCACTTAGTTGttgttcacaatacgacgtcCAACTGGACTTCACGACGCCGCGTTGAcatcgacgtcggcgtcaatattgtgaaccaggcttgaTGCGATGTTTGGCTCGTCGCTCTTCTTCGAAGAATTGTCTGACACGTTCAACAAGACGCTTTTCCGCTGAAACAACTCGCTCGCTTTTTCTCCTTGCCATGATACCTCTGCTAATCGTAACTAATAGGGTAATTATACAGCATGCATGCGGTTTTATAGAAGACGTGCAGGGATGGCTATATCTAAGACTAGGAAGGGCTTCTGAACTTTGTCCTAATCTTTGCAACCGCGAGTTCAGTGAACGCCAACAATTGgaatcatttaattaagttaaacggTGTAACATGGTACAACCATAGATACTAGAGCAGCGCTTTATCCTTTAATGAGCACACCCACCGTGATCTCtacctcattactcacttccgagttcacacttatagctaacagacagtagacaataGCCGCTCCGAGGTCACCGTGCACATGCGGTTATTCGCCTGCTcgcacgtgagaggaggtgcttgAGCCGGCACTGCTCTCACCGCGATGAGCCTTCGTAGATTTAGTTTTTGTTAGATTGCTCTACCGGCTCGTGATGTTATCGTACCTGCAGAAATAACAGTTTGTCCCTTTCCTGTCTGACTGAACGAGATTGTAATATTTAGTGATCGTTGAATACATCGTGCGCAGTCACTTTCATACCCTTAATGGTCTCTAAGCAATTAGTTGAACTACCTAGAGGCAAATTTTTGGACTTCCCGGTTAGCTCTCTGGAGCTAATAAACGCCTCCCTTAAATAAACGCTGATTTTGATTAAACGCCGCATTTAATGGTATTAACGAAATAACCGCGCTGGGGCATTTATTCGAAGAAATGCGGTGTATACATGGTGAGTCAACGTTCAAACAGACAAGGCAGTTGGGTCGTTGAGATGCAGTGAGCGATCATATTATGTCCATTGAGTAAGTAAAAAATATTAGCTACCattacaaacagaacaatggcAAGCTGCATACGACATACTGACTAAGGAATTAAGagtttgttgttcattagcagTCTTGGCAGTTCGTTCTTTCCTTTCTTTCTAATAGTCCATCGTTATCGCCACGAAAGACGAGAAAGCAATCCACAACGAGTCGCAGATCGAGTCCAGAGCCGAGCCGGTTGGAGGTCTAGGCGCCTCGACGATACTTTCGCAAGGTTTTGGTGTTCCAAAGGTTGGAGCATCGGTTAGAACCCGCTTGATGGTAGGCAGGTCATAATATTGAGCAGACTGGCCATCCTGTAGTcatatatacagtgtatatacaCACAGTTGCACATCAATAGAGTTTTTAATGAATATAGACCGTACAGGGGCGTAGCATGGCATGGACTAGAACCATCATTTGTCGGCGTGActataaaaattgtggactgtaaatacgtgtaagAACCAGATATATATCCACCCcctttccagtctggatctgccactgattctactgtatcagtcaattagaagtcaataaaagtaggcgtgtccatAAGAGTGGGCGTGACCCGTAGCATCGCGCAATCTAgaccccatttctagaggttaCCGTACGCCCCTGACGGTCCCGTATGTCGTCTCACTAGTATTACTAAGTTGTTATGACTTTGATCTCTACAAATGACTTCTCTTTGCCTAGCAGACCAGTATTGTTGGTCCCAAAGCGTATACTCGTCGTCACTGCCGAATTTCATATTGTGGAGGGCCTGAATGCGCTGATTGAATCGTGTCCTGTCGTCTGCTGATTTATTTGTGACATCTACATAATAACCCTTCCTACACAATTGAacatatcatattatattaCTAGACGTCTAGACAGATAGTGTGTTTGATATGTACAGCTCAGCTTGTATGATGTAATAGATAAACGTTTGAGTTGGAATTTGGCTCACGCAGCAGGCGAGGCTTGGCCTGGGGTAGACCAATAGGAAAGCAAGACACATCTCGTCCGTAGCACCTTCTCCACCCTGAAATACAAGTGAAGAAAACTGCTGACGAGATAAACAATATTTCGTCTCACGAGAGTCACGTGTTGTCTGCTGGTCGTGTCGTAATCACAGAACACCTGAACGTCATCTCCCTGAacgtatatatacacattTCCGCGGTAGAACTACTACTAACTTACACGAATGTTTTAAAGTTTTCATTACAGGCAGGATTTTCACTTCGTTGCTCAGCAACACTACATCCTAGAAGACAAAAGTTGTTTTAGTCCGTATACAAGCAAATCTGTTTTCAGTATAATGTATTGCAAAAGTGGTTGCTATTAACCCGCAGTTATTTTGTTTATAAAGTTATTATTTTTTGAGATCTTAGGGTAATATTGTATGGCTACTGATGTGACGTATTAGTGAGCTACTTGGCTTTTCTATAAGACTAGCTACGAATAAATGCTAATTTATGTCAAATCGTCAGGGTGTAGAATAAACCTGAAAATTAAAGTCGTAATTGTAGTTGCTGTCTATGTTAGGAAGTTGGACGCCATTGCGACTGTGCTCAATCCAAATGCCCT contains:
- the LOC134190671 gene encoding uncharacterized protein LOC134190671 isoform X2, with the translated sequence MDNDSDDDLLLLLHLRRRRKKAKSKHRRRMWVRPIFQQRRHQGDFHQLLQELRRNDPESHFRFLRMSKETFDCLVEKLTTSLTTRFYRSGTGAEISPAERSAVMCLRGYTTNTNMKEASSNLWPLAA
- the LOC134190671 gene encoding uncharacterized protein LOC134190671 isoform X1; translation: MDNDSDDDLLLLLHLRRRRKKAKSKHRRRMWVRPIFQQRRHQGDFHQLLQELRRNDPESHFRFLRMSKETFDCLVEKLTTSLTTRFYRSGTGAEISPAESFRVGHLTVCSIIRDSSLYSGKCCNLTMLKHHQMKKSGKE
- the LOC134190672 gene encoding uncharacterized protein LOC134190672 produces the protein MAVCDAHYRFLIVDVGDSGRRSDGGVLAQSAFGQALESGTLSLPSSRELPGTATRAPYVFVGDEAFPLRTHMLRPYPGRNLPDAKAVFNYRLSRARRIIENSFGILTARWQLFRKPIVAQPEHVVTFTKAAIALHNFLRITEFTVYCPVGFSDAEDSVGNVVEGSWRAEVRAEGGLERVEQVGSNRFSQSSAEVRDCFSNYFMSPQGQVDWQYHHIHRTSYD